A genomic window from Halomonas sp. LR3S48 includes:
- a CDS encoding NAD(P)/FAD-dependent oxidoreductase translates to MKFVSYWHDTSAPFDKAATDPVSGEFEVAVIGAGFTGLNAARQLAKSGLKVALLEAEHVGYGASGRNGGHLNSGHFASFGAIKARFGDAQARRLWQAYDDSIDMIEAIIDEEKIDCGFRRGGKLKLASKPSHVKKLQAMCDEIRREVDPTVEWLSREDVRRELGSDAFHGGVLSPKSAMMHMGQYAVGVAHAAHRHGATIWEHNPVIARERVPQGWRLTTPTGSLVARQVILATDAYTSETFGYFRRRMMPVASFIIVTRPLTAEEVAATMPGNRNYTNSLNIANYFRLTPDNRVLFGGRARFSSASNQKTDVSSGQLLRKQMAEVFPQLADVEIDYCWGGLVGCTQDRYPRAGTADGVIYGMGYSGHGAQVSTLIGSVLADIAMGRKGTNPLEGLSWRAVPMHTGKPWFLPIVGAYYRMKDMLP, encoded by the coding sequence ATGAAATTCGTTTCCTATTGGCACGATACCTCGGCTCCGTTCGACAAGGCTGCAACCGATCCCGTCTCGGGGGAGTTCGAGGTAGCGGTGATCGGCGCAGGCTTCACTGGCCTCAATGCTGCCCGGCAGCTGGCAAAATCCGGCCTCAAGGTCGCCCTGCTCGAGGCCGAACATGTCGGCTATGGCGCATCGGGACGCAACGGCGGGCACCTCAACAGCGGTCATTTCGCCAGCTTCGGCGCCATCAAGGCCCGCTTCGGCGATGCCCAGGCACGCCGCCTGTGGCAAGCCTATGACGACTCGATCGACATGATCGAAGCGATCATCGACGAAGAGAAGATCGACTGCGGCTTCCGCCGCGGCGGCAAGCTCAAGCTGGCCTCCAAGCCCTCCCATGTGAAGAAGCTGCAGGCCATGTGCGATGAGATCCGCCGTGAGGTCGATCCCACGGTGGAGTGGCTGTCGCGCGAGGACGTGCGCAGGGAGCTGGGATCGGACGCTTTCCACGGCGGTGTGCTGTCGCCGAAATCCGCCATGATGCACATGGGGCAATACGCCGTCGGCGTGGCCCATGCCGCTCATCGCCATGGTGCGACCATCTGGGAGCACAATCCCGTCATCGCCCGCGAGCGGGTACCGCAGGGCTGGCGACTGACCACGCCGACCGGCTCCCTGGTCGCCCGGCAGGTCATCCTGGCAACCGACGCCTACACCTCGGAGACCTTCGGCTATTTTCGTCGGCGAATGATGCCGGTCGCCTCCTTCATCATCGTCACGCGCCCGCTCACCGCGGAAGAAGTGGCGGCGACCATGCCGGGCAACCGCAACTATACGAACTCGCTCAACATCGCCAACTACTTCCGCCTCACCCCGGACAACCGGGTTCTGTTCGGCGGCAGGGCAAGGTTCTCGTCGGCGTCGAACCAGAAAACGGACGTCAGCTCCGGGCAACTGCTGCGCAAGCAGATGGCCGAGGTGTTTCCGCAGCTTGCCGACGTCGAGATCGACTACTGCTGGGGCGGTCTCGTCGGCTGCACCCAGGATCGCTATCCGCGCGCCGGCACCGCCGACGGGGTGATCTACGGCATGGGCTATTCGGGACATGGCGCGCAGGTCTCGACCCTGATCGGCAGCGTGCTCGCCGATATCGCCATGGGCCGCAAGGGCACCAATCCGCTCGAGGGCCTGTCCTGGCGAGCCGTTCCCATGCACACGGGAAAACCCTGGTTCCTGCCCATTGTAGGGGCGTACTACCGAATGAAGGACATGCTGCCCTGA
- a CDS encoding ABC transporter substrate-binding protein, with protein MQNNKLPFAQAASDLIRTAGQGGVHGLSRRDVLRGMAAGTVLAATAGGLMTGASSAFAETPQRGGRIKVASATSSTADTLDPAKGGNYTDYCRHFMFYNGLTTLDDTLVPQMSLAESFDTDDAQSWVVKLRGDVVFHDGQPFTSVDVVYSLNRHKDPETASKALAVAQQFEEVKAAGPHEVHIRLVSPNADLPAILATSHFLIVRDGTTDFSLANGTGPFECAEFQPGVRSIGVRNDSYWKPGQPYLDEIEFFSIPDEAARINALLAGDVDLINPVNPRSIPRVLDSANASVMETPTGGFTNLVMRDALGPVQNPDFVLAMKYLLDREQIQRVAFRGFGVLANDQPIAPNHRYYFNELPQRAYDPDRAKYHLERSGMAGKTIPLVASEAATGSVDIAQLLQLSAQQIGLGLELRRVPSDGYWSNHWMKHPLGFGAISARPTADLMFSLFYHSDAATNESGWRNEQFDQLLLAARGETDNAKRRQMYADMQVLVHEHGGIGIPMFRSSIDGHNAKLRGLSPHPMGGLMGYMFAEHVWLEA; from the coding sequence ATGCAAAACAACAAACTGCCCTTTGCTCAGGCTGCTTCGGACCTGATTCGCACAGCCGGCCAAGGAGGCGTGCATGGCCTCTCGCGGCGCGATGTACTGCGGGGAATGGCCGCCGGCACCGTACTGGCCGCCACCGCCGGCGGCTTGATGACCGGTGCGTCGTCCGCGTTCGCCGAAACCCCTCAGCGCGGCGGGCGCATCAAGGTGGCGAGCGCGACCAGCTCGACCGCCGATACCCTCGATCCGGCCAAGGGCGGGAACTACACCGACTATTGCCGGCACTTCATGTTCTACAATGGCCTGACGACACTGGACGACACGCTGGTGCCGCAGATGTCGCTGGCGGAGTCGTTCGACACCGACGACGCCCAGTCCTGGGTCGTCAAGCTGCGCGGGGACGTCGTCTTCCACGATGGCCAGCCGTTCACCTCGGTCGACGTGGTCTACTCACTGAATCGCCACAAGGATCCTGAGACCGCCTCCAAGGCGCTCGCCGTGGCCCAACAGTTCGAGGAGGTCAAGGCCGCCGGGCCGCATGAAGTGCATATCCGGCTTGTCAGCCCCAACGCCGACCTGCCGGCGATCCTCGCCACCTCCCACTTCCTCATCGTGCGCGACGGCACCACCGACTTCAGCCTCGCCAACGGCACCGGACCCTTCGAATGCGCGGAGTTCCAGCCGGGGGTGCGCTCGATCGGGGTGCGCAACGACAGCTACTGGAAGCCGGGCCAGCCCTACCTCGACGAGATCGAGTTCTTTTCGATCCCGGACGAGGCCGCGCGCATCAATGCCCTGCTCGCCGGCGATGTCGATCTCATCAACCCGGTCAATCCGCGCTCGATTCCGCGTGTGCTGGACAGTGCCAATGCCTCGGTAATGGAAACCCCGACCGGCGGCTTCACCAACCTGGTGATGCGTGACGCCCTGGGGCCGGTCCAGAACCCGGACTTCGTGCTGGCGATGAAGTACCTGCTCGATCGCGAGCAGATCCAGCGGGTTGCCTTCCGTGGCTTCGGCGTTCTTGCCAACGACCAGCCGATCGCGCCCAACCACCGTTACTACTTCAACGAGCTGCCGCAGCGCGCGTACGACCCGGACCGGGCGAAGTATCATCTGGAGCGCTCCGGCATGGCGGGGAAGACGATTCCCCTGGTGGCCTCCGAAGCCGCCACCGGCTCGGTGGACATCGCCCAACTGCTGCAGCTTTCGGCGCAGCAGATCGGGCTCGGGCTCGAGCTTCGTCGGGTGCCGTCGGACGGCTACTGGTCCAACCACTGGATGAAGCATCCGCTGGGCTTCGGCGCCATCAGTGCCCGGCCGACCGCCGACCTGATGTTCAGCCTGTTCTACCACTCCGACGCCGCCACCAACGAATCGGGCTGGCGCAACGAACAGTTCGATCAGCTGCTGCTGGCGGCGCGCGGCGAGACCGACAACGCCAAGCGCCGGCAGATGTACGCCGACATGCAGGTGCTGGTGCACGAGCACGGCGGCATCGGCATCCCAATGTTCAGGAGCAGCATCGATGGCCACAACGCCAAGCTGAGAGGGCTCAGTCCTCACCCGATGGGTGGCCTGATGGGCTACATGTTCGCCGAGCACGTCTGGCTGGAAGCCTGA
- a CDS encoding aspartate aminotransferase family protein: MNSTTDLNMVNAYIPGRVDVGPVTAAMIERRDALLGPAYRLMYEHPLHIVRGEGVWLIDPEGRRYLDIYNNVASLGHCHPAVTEAICQQVKVLATNTRYLHDTILELAERLLATVPETELAHLMLTCTGSEANDVAYRIAQVRTGGTGVIVTETAYHGFTDAVSKFSPSLGTTVDLGAHVRTVPAPCLYHAEGVDLAERFTRDVEAAIADLKRHGIKPAMLLVDSVFTSDGILPEPTGFLKGAVDAIKRAGGLFIADEVQPGFGRTGEHMWGFQRHGISPDIVTMGKPMGNGQPIAGLLATADALAEFGKNSRYFNTFAGNTVSCAAALAVLDTIEKEDLIQHAARVGKLLRDGIVELASRHEAIGDVRGVGMFVGVELVADRATRAPDRELTTRVVNRMRDKGVLLSACAMGHNVLKIRPPLVLSAEQARMVIEVLDEALGFAAQAQ, encoded by the coding sequence ATGAACAGCACCACTGACCTCAACATGGTCAACGCCTATATTCCCGGTCGCGTCGACGTGGGCCCCGTCACCGCGGCGATGATCGAGCGGCGCGATGCCTTGCTCGGCCCGGCCTACCGACTGATGTACGAACATCCGCTGCACATCGTGCGCGGCGAAGGCGTGTGGCTGATCGATCCGGAAGGTCGCCGCTACCTCGACATCTACAACAATGTCGCCTCGCTCGGGCACTGCCACCCGGCGGTTACCGAGGCGATCTGCCAGCAGGTGAAGGTCCTCGCGACCAACACCCGCTACCTGCACGACACGATTCTCGAACTTGCCGAGCGCCTGCTCGCCACCGTGCCCGAGACCGAGCTTGCCCATCTCATGTTGACCTGTACCGGCAGCGAGGCGAACGATGTCGCCTATCGCATCGCTCAGGTCCGTACCGGCGGCACCGGTGTGATCGTGACCGAAACCGCCTACCACGGTTTCACCGATGCGGTGTCGAAATTCTCACCATCGCTCGGTACGACGGTCGATCTCGGCGCTCACGTGCGCACGGTCCCTGCACCGTGCCTCTATCATGCCGAAGGGGTCGATCTCGCCGAGCGCTTTACCCGCGACGTCGAGGCGGCAATCGCCGATCTGAAGCGCCACGGCATCAAGCCGGCAATGCTCTTGGTCGATTCCGTCTTCACCAGCGACGGCATCCTCCCCGAGCCCACGGGCTTCCTGAAGGGCGCGGTCGATGCCATCAAGCGGGCCGGCGGCCTGTTCATTGCCGACGAAGTGCAGCCCGGCTTCGGCCGCACGGGCGAGCACATGTGGGGCTTTCAGCGTCACGGCATCTCCCCGGACATCGTCACCATGGGCAAGCCGATGGGCAACGGACAACCCATCGCAGGACTGCTGGCCACCGCTGATGCGCTGGCGGAGTTCGGCAAGAACTCCAGGTACTTCAATACCTTCGCCGGTAACACCGTGTCCTGTGCGGCGGCGCTGGCGGTGCTGGATACGATCGAAAAGGAAGACCTGATACAGCATGCCGCCAGGGTCGGGAAGCTCCTGCGCGACGGCATCGTCGAGCTTGCCAGCCGGCACGAGGCCATCGGCGACGTACGCGGCGTTGGCATGTTCGTCGGCGTGGAGCTCGTCGCGGACCGCGCAACGCGAGCACCCGACCGTGAACTCACCACCCGGGTCGTCAATCGCATGCGCGACAAGGGTGTGCTGTTGAGTGCCTGCGCAATGGGCCACAATGTGCTCAAGATTCGACCGCCGTTGGTGCTGTCAGCGGAACAGGCCCGAATGGTGATCGAAGTGCTCGACGAAGCGCTGGGCTTCGCGGCACAAGCACAGTAA
- a CDS encoding aspartate aminotransferase family protein, with amino-acid sequence MHTDNLVTLDRDHLVHPVVNYRSHEQRGVTVLTAGRGAYLQDSSGRELLDAFSGLWCVNTGYGHESIVRAAEEQMRRLPYATGYFHFGSEPAIRLAAKLVELTPASLQRVYFTMGGSDAVDSAIRFIVNYWNAQGKSEKKHFVTLERGYHGSSSQGAGLTALPVFHRNFDLPLPNQHRIPSPYPYRNPLGSDPAAIIEASVAALRDKVGELGADRVAAFFCEPIQGSGGVIVPPKGWLKAMQECCQELGILFVVDEVITGFGRTGPMFACEAEGVTPDLMTLAKGLTAGYAPMGAVMISDAVYQGIAEGGGAEFPIGHGHTYSAHPVSAAVALEVLRLYEDGLLANGIALAPRFEEGLRSMLAHPLVGDARSRGFLGALELVADKQSKERFDPSLKLADRLFEAAYGNGIILRAFADNVLGFAPALCYTSNDFDLLFERLERTLNAVLDQPEVRQALR; translated from the coding sequence ATGCACACAGATAATCTCGTCACCCTGGACCGCGATCACCTCGTCCATCCGGTCGTCAACTACCGCTCTCATGAACAGCGCGGCGTCACGGTACTCACGGCGGGCCGCGGTGCCTACCTGCAGGACAGCAGCGGTCGCGAGCTCCTCGATGCCTTCTCCGGCCTCTGGTGCGTCAACACCGGCTACGGCCATGAGAGCATCGTGCGTGCCGCCGAGGAGCAGATGCGCCGGCTGCCCTACGCTACCGGCTATTTCCATTTCGGCTCCGAACCGGCCATCCGACTGGCCGCCAAGCTGGTGGAATTGACCCCGGCATCGCTGCAGCGCGTCTATTTCACCATGGGCGGCTCCGATGCGGTGGATTCAGCGATCCGCTTCATCGTCAACTACTGGAACGCTCAGGGCAAAAGCGAGAAGAAGCATTTCGTCACCCTGGAGCGCGGCTACCATGGATCCTCGTCCCAGGGCGCGGGGCTGACCGCCCTGCCGGTGTTCCATCGCAACTTCGATCTACCGCTGCCCAACCAGCACCGCATCCCCTCGCCCTACCCTTACCGCAACCCGCTCGGTTCGGATCCCGCCGCCATCATCGAAGCGTCCGTGGCGGCACTGCGTGACAAGGTAGGGGAGCTCGGCGCCGATCGTGTAGCCGCCTTCTTCTGCGAACCCATTCAGGGCTCCGGCGGTGTGATCGTACCGCCCAAGGGCTGGCTGAAAGCCATGCAGGAGTGCTGCCAGGAGCTGGGCATACTGTTCGTGGTCGACGAGGTGATCACCGGCTTCGGTCGCACGGGGCCGATGTTCGCCTGCGAAGCCGAAGGCGTCACGCCGGACCTGATGACCCTGGCCAAGGGCTTGACTGCCGGCTATGCCCCCATGGGTGCCGTGATGATTAGCGATGCCGTCTACCAGGGCATCGCCGAAGGCGGCGGGGCGGAATTCCCGATTGGACACGGCCATACCTACTCCGCCCATCCCGTGAGTGCCGCCGTCGCCCTGGAGGTGCTGCGCCTGTATGAGGATGGCCTGCTCGCGAACGGCATCGCCCTGGCACCACGGTTCGAAGAAGGTCTGCGCTCCATGCTCGCTCATCCCCTTGTCGGCGATGCTCGCAGTCGCGGCTTCCTTGGCGCCCTCGAACTGGTTGCCGACAAGCAGAGCAAAGAGCGCTTCGACCCTTCATTAAAATTGGCCGATCGTCTCTTCGAAGCCGCCTATGGCAACGGCATCATCCTGCGGGCTTTCGCCGATAACGTTCTTGGCTTTGCTCCCGCACTTTGCTATACAAGTAATGACTTCGACTTACTGTTCGAACGCCTCGAACGTACCTTGAATGCGGTGCTCGACCAGCCCGAAGTACGCCAGGCCCTGCGCTGA
- a CDS encoding Lrp/AsnC family transcriptional regulator — MIGAPKLDRLDIRILSHLQRNGRISNVALADAVGLSPSPCLTRVKRLEKAGYIIDYGAHLQLEKLGSVQRVFTQLTLSDHRLEDFARFESYIRKVDEVLECHLVSGGFDYQLTFLTRNVVHYQSVMEDLLEQNIGIDKYFSYIVIKSPVVKKYYPIEKLISDDD, encoded by the coding sequence ATGATCGGCGCACCCAAACTGGACCGCCTCGACATACGCATTCTGAGTCATTTGCAGCGCAACGGTCGTATATCGAATGTCGCTTTGGCAGACGCCGTTGGACTCTCCCCCAGCCCCTGCCTGACTCGTGTCAAACGCCTGGAAAAAGCCGGTTACATTATCGACTATGGCGCCCACTTACAGCTCGAGAAGCTCGGCAGCGTTCAGCGGGTCTTCACCCAGCTAACGCTCTCCGACCATCGGCTCGAAGACTTTGCGCGCTTCGAGTCCTATATACGCAAAGTGGATGAAGTTCTCGAATGTCATCTGGTGAGTGGTGGATTCGACTACCAGTTGACCTTCCTTACCCGCAACGTCGTCCATTACCAAAGTGTCATGGAGGACCTGCTCGAGCAGAATATCGGTATCGACAAGTACTTCAGCTATATCGTGATCAAGTCGCCCGTCGTGAAAAAATACTATCCCATTGAAAAACTGATCAGCGATGACGACTGA
- a CDS encoding 2-hydroxyacid dehydrogenase, with protein MSFLYKSEPVRGARWAELFAEREPDIDFHIWPSIGDPRQVRYLAAWQPPEDIAQTFPNLELVFSVGAGVDQFDLSRIPEHIPVVRMIESGLVAGMVEYATLAVLAAHRDWLAYASQQREEIWKPMPVRTANTRRVGVLGMGVLGQAVLEKLRDFGFQCAGWSRSARSLPGIECFAGEQGLADFLARTEILVCLLPLTDETRGILSRELFRQLPPGAMLINLGRGDHLVETDLLEALDSQHLSAAILDVCSVEPLSEGHPFWHHPHIMLTPHIASMTQPDTSAEAVLDNLHRHREGLPLVGLVDRTRGY; from the coding sequence ATGAGTTTTCTCTACAAATCCGAACCGGTTCGCGGCGCACGTTGGGCCGAGCTGTTCGCCGAACGTGAGCCAGACATCGACTTTCATATCTGGCCCTCCATCGGCGATCCAAGACAGGTGCGCTATCTCGCCGCCTGGCAGCCGCCAGAGGACATCGCGCAGACTTTTCCCAATCTGGAACTGGTGTTTTCGGTGGGAGCCGGTGTCGACCAGTTCGATCTGTCTCGGATACCGGAGCACATTCCTGTCGTGCGAATGATAGAAAGCGGCCTGGTCGCGGGCATGGTCGAATATGCCACGCTGGCCGTGCTGGCTGCCCACCGTGACTGGCTCGCCTATGCCAGCCAGCAGCGCGAGGAGATATGGAAGCCGATGCCGGTACGCACGGCGAACACGCGCCGCGTCGGGGTGCTCGGCATGGGCGTCCTGGGCCAAGCAGTGCTCGAGAAGCTGCGCGACTTCGGTTTCCAATGCGCCGGTTGGAGTCGCTCGGCGCGCAGTCTACCCGGCATCGAATGCTTCGCCGGCGAGCAGGGGTTGGCAGACTTCCTTGCGCGCACCGAGATCCTGGTCTGCCTGCTGCCGTTGACCGACGAGACGCGTGGCATCCTGTCGCGGGAATTGTTCCGGCAACTGCCGCCAGGGGCCATGTTGATCAACCTGGGACGCGGCGATCACCTGGTCGAAACCGACCTGCTGGAGGCCCTGGATAGCCAACATCTCTCGGCGGCGATTCTCGACGTCTGCAGCGTCGAACCGCTGTCGGAGGGACACCCTTTTTGGCATCACCCACACATCATGTTGACGCCCCATATCGCCAGCATGACGCAGCCGGACACATCCGCCGAGGCAGTGCTCGACAACCTGCACCGGCACCGGGAAGGGTTGCCGCTGGTCGGGTTGGTGGATAGGACGCGAGGCTACTAG
- a CDS encoding Lrp/AsnC family transcriptional regulator, translating to MRSAASLDQFDMKILVHLQREGRCSNVDLSAAVGLSESPCLARTKRLQEIGVIRGYGADVALEKLGSHVIVFSEVTISNHRPHDFRKFETGAGKYDEIVECYNVSGGYDYLLKIVAPDIAHFQALMERLLEDDIGIEKFSSRVVLRRPLDQRGYPLTVIATGKPSWA from the coding sequence ATGCGATCTGCAGCCTCCCTCGATCAGTTCGACATGAAGATTCTCGTGCATCTTCAGCGCGAGGGACGCTGCTCGAATGTCGACCTGTCCGCGGCCGTCGGCCTCAGTGAGAGCCCATGCCTCGCCCGTACCAAGCGACTGCAGGAGATCGGTGTCATCCGGGGCTACGGCGCGGACGTCGCGCTGGAGAAGTTGGGCAGCCACGTCATCGTGTTCTCCGAGGTGACCATCAGCAACCATCGGCCGCACGACTTCCGCAAGTTCGAAACCGGGGCCGGCAAGTACGACGAGATCGTCGAATGCTACAACGTCAGCGGCGGCTACGATTACCTTCTGAAAATCGTGGCGCCGGACATCGCGCATTTCCAGGCGCTCATGGAGCGGCTGTTGGAAGACGACATCGGCATCGAGAAATTTTCCAGCCGGGTCGTCTTGCGCCGGCCACTCGATCAACGCGGATATCCACTGACTGTGATCGCAACCGGAAAGCCAAGTTGGGCATGA
- a CDS encoding cupin domain-containing protein, which produces MLQSLDPRQASSRATHPSIIDLRQFAREAVAAPANQGDGQTNAFLANRTPLAIPPGPVEIGAIRLEAGTGSVAELPADEFIILCDGSLTLNQQGQTLELADSASAVLSAGAGFDWHCPAPATLLYIRYKGESAGKGRLIAIDEAAALEPSGSPLAELLVGPTPACRNHTDYRSVDEEFMCGTWDSTPYYRRAMESRQYELMHLLAGAVTVVEQSGTTRTFTKGDICLVEKGAVWSWESREDVKKVYAIYRPA; this is translated from the coding sequence ATGCTGCAATCTCTTGACCCGCGCCAGGCTTCCAGCCGGGCAACCCACCCTTCCATCATCGACCTGCGCCAGTTCGCCAGGGAGGCCGTTGCCGCCCCGGCCAACCAAGGCGACGGCCAAACGAATGCCTTCCTGGCGAATCGCACCCCCCTGGCTATTCCCCCCGGCCCGGTCGAGATCGGTGCCATCCGGCTGGAAGCGGGCACGGGCAGCGTGGCCGAGCTGCCGGCCGACGAGTTCATCATCCTGTGCGATGGCAGCCTGACGCTGAACCAGCAGGGCCAGACCCTCGAGCTGGCCGACAGTGCCAGCGCGGTGCTGAGTGCCGGCGCCGGCTTCGACTGGCACTGCCCGGCCCCCGCCACCCTCCTTTATATTCGCTACAAAGGGGAAAGTGCGGGAAAGGGCCGACTGATCGCCATCGACGAAGCGGCCGCCCTGGAGCCCTCCGGCAGCCCCTTGGCGGAACTGCTGGTCGGCCCGACGCCCGCTTGCCGGAACCATACCGACTACCGCTCCGTCGACGAGGAATTCATGTGCGGCACCTGGGACTCGACTCCCTATTACCGTCGCGCCATGGAGTCCCGGCAGTACGAACTGATGCACCTGCTGGCGGGGGCCGTCACGGTCGTGGAGCAGAGCGGCACCACGCGCACCTTCACCAAGGGCGACATCTGCCTGGTCGAGAAAGGGGCGGTATGGAGCTGGGAAAGCCGCGAGGATGTGAAGAAGGTGTACGCGATTTACCGCCCGGCATAA
- a CDS encoding phosphotransferase, producing the protein MVENLAIATAALSTAVPNLAPDEVKALVCRLYGITGSVKSLAGERDQNCRIETADGRRYVFKISNPSEPVSVIDFQIAALDHIARVAPDQPVPRVVRTLDGRSRDTVTLPDGVETTVRMLTYLDGTQIRETPRTATQRRAMGTVLAELNLALRDFWHPGATHDLLWNVSTAHRLADKLDAIVDAPRRALAESFMTRFTDHVLPRLASVRAQVIHNDFHLYNVLVAPDDHERIVGIIDFGDMLHAPLVGEVATAAAFHTTGNADPFEGAAQFVGAYHATLPLTDIEQEIVADLMATRHLITVLISEWRAKRYPENHDYIMRHNPASWAALAMMNALSRDEARDRLLAEVRKGESR; encoded by the coding sequence ATGGTGGAGAATCTTGCGATTGCGACAGCGGCACTGAGCACGGCGGTGCCCAATCTGGCCCCAGACGAGGTGAAAGCCCTGGTCTGCCGTCTCTACGGTATCACTGGCAGCGTCAAATCACTGGCGGGCGAGCGTGACCAGAATTGTCGTATAGAGACCGCAGACGGCAGGCGTTACGTCTTCAAGATCAGCAATCCATCCGAGCCGGTTTCGGTCATCGATTTTCAGATCGCAGCACTCGACCACATCGCCCGCGTAGCGCCGGACCAGCCGGTGCCTCGCGTCGTGCGGACCCTCGATGGACGTTCACGCGACACGGTGACCTTGCCCGACGGGGTCGAGACCACCGTGCGGATGCTGACCTATCTCGACGGCACCCAGATACGCGAGACACCTCGGACCGCTACGCAGCGTCGCGCCATGGGCACGGTGCTCGCAGAATTGAACCTCGCGCTGCGCGATTTCTGGCACCCAGGGGCAACGCATGACCTGCTGTGGAACGTTTCTACCGCGCACCGGCTGGCCGACAAGCTCGATGCCATCGTGGACGCCCCGCGTCGTGCGCTCGCCGAGTCGTTCATGACGCGCTTCACCGACCACGTGCTGCCCCGCCTTGCCTCGGTACGGGCTCAGGTCATCCACAACGATTTTCACCTCTACAACGTGCTGGTCGCACCCGACGATCATGAGCGCATCGTGGGGATCATCGACTTCGGCGACATGCTGCATGCGCCTCTGGTCGGCGAGGTCGCGACGGCGGCAGCCTTCCACACCACGGGCAATGCCGACCCGTTCGAGGGAGCGGCGCAGTTCGTCGGGGCCTATCACGCGACGTTGCCGCTTACCGACATCGAGCAGGAGATCGTTGCCGATCTCATGGCGACACGCCACCTCATCACCGTATTGATTTCGGAATGGCGCGCCAAGCGCTATCCCGAGAACCACGACTACATCATGCGCCACAATCCTGCGTCCTGGGCGGCGCTGGCCATGATGAACGCACTTTCCCGCGATGAAGCGCGCGACCGCTTGCTGGCCGAAGTACGAAAAGGAGAAAGCCGATGA